From Anopheles coluzzii chromosome 3, AcolN3, whole genome shotgun sequence, the proteins below share one genomic window:
- the LOC120958334 gene encoding F-box/LRR-repeat protein 4-like, which yields MEMSIESWFNLHYYGFGHGVDGGGYDDDEEEEDESEEEEPTPKEPIVEVDDREFPFHDDVFYINLKGPRVRTGFDNLPMEVRVAECFAECLQASFDRQQILLNIFRFLNGVDRDAAALTCKRWFDAMGYRDFLDEVCFHFEEVSICDGTPPIALFLRSFRHFSNIKLTRVQFNGYCEFWDVFGEYLREITFCNCITLTKSKLTMILKRLPFLECLALEEADEFFKTWTPVELKRIEPVCRCLRKLALRKSNAFTVDHLYYLVAMGPNISALEISKCLKQIDAPTRVKILTTILTIMKMRKKKLQAVDFSYTMYDDLFLKQFAEIENMSLSQISLSFFERAPIKDPGIIDILRCQSAIVHLDLSSFLNLTDFALIEISTSLRLLKTLKLNGCWLLTDFGVESIYKLDRLQVLDLSDCDKISDRGFMKAIVDRRRDCMSQLYLSMLPGLTDSVILKICLTLLNLTVIDFCGSDCMNDTSVQFLFCYLKCLRILRLNGCVKISDAGLTGENLPVAVIEIWDTQTTFAICELRSLQELQLSGCFKVTDFTLTHAFRFRELRELNLAHCVQISESGIEAMSLNCPALEQIDMSDCFHVNDRCVVALAKNLVRLRSLKLVRLPLLTVASVDALVEYAKALRYINIRGCPKIPKDAPERLKKIATLRNIPKC from the exons ATGGAGATGTCGATAGAGAGTTGGTTCAATCTGCACTACTACGGGTTCGGGCACGGTGTGGACGGTGGCGGGTACgatgacgacgaggaggaggaagatgaAAGCGAAGAGGAGGAGCCGACACCGAAGGAACCGATCGTGGAGGTCGACGATCGTGAGTTTCCCTTTCACGACGATGTGTTTTACATCAACCTGAAGGGGCCGCGTGTTCGTACCGGCTTTGACAATCTTCCAATGGAGGTAAGAGTTGCTGAATGCTTTGCTGAATGCTTACAAGCTTCCTTCGATCGCCAACAGATCTTGCTGAACATATTTCGCTTCCTCAATGGGGTGGATCGTGATGCGGCTGCCCTCACCTGCAAACGGTGGTTCGATGCGATGGGCTACCGAGACTTTCTGGACGAGGTGTGTTTCCACTTCGAGGAGGTCAGCATCTGCGACGGGACGCCCCCGATCGCCCTCTTTCTGCGCAGCTTTCGTCACTTTTCCAACATCAAGCTGACGCGCGTCCAGTTCAACGGGTACTGCGAGTTCTGGGACGTGTTCGGGGAGTATCTGCGCGAGATCACGTTCTGCAACTGCATCACGCTCACAAAGTCCAAGCTGACGATGATACTGAAGCGGCTTCCGTTTTTGGAGTGCCTAGCGCTGGAGGAGGCGGACGAATTCTTCAAAACATGGACCCCGGTTGAGCTGAAGCGTATCGAGCCGGTGTGCCGATGTTTGCGCAAGCTGGCACTGAGGAAAAGCAATGCGTTCACCGTCGATCATCTGTACTATCTCGTCGCGATGGGACCGAACATTAGTGCGCTGGAGATTTCCAAGTGTCTGAAGCAGATCGATGCACCAACGCGGGTCAAGATACTTACCACCATTCTGACGATCATGAAGATGCGCAAGAAGAAGCTGCAAGCGGTCGACTTCAGCTACACCATGTACGATGATCTGTTTCTGAAGCAGTTTGCCGAGATTGAAAACATGTCGCTGAGCCAGATCAGTCTGTCCTTTTTCGAGCGGGCACCGATCAAGGATCCGGGAATTATCGATATATTGCGCTGCCAGTCGGCGATCGTACATTTGGATCTGTCGTCATTTTTGAATCTGACCGATTTTGCGCTGATTGAGATTTCTACTTCACTTCGGTTGCTGAAAACGCTCAAGCTGAATGGCTGCTGGTTGCTGACGGACTTTGGCGTTGAATCGATCTACAAGCTCGATCGGCTGCAGGTGCTCGATCTGTCCGACTGTGATAAGATCAGTGATCGTGGGTTTATGAAGGCGATCGTTGACCGGCGACGGGATTGTATGAGCCAGCTGTACTTGAGCATGCTGCCGGGGCTGACGGATAGTGTGATCTTGAAGATTTGTCTGACGCTGCTCAACCTTACCGTGATCGACTTCTGCGGTTCGGATTGCATGAACGACACCTCGGTACAGTTTCTGTTTTGCTATCTAAAGTGTTTGCGTATTCTGCGGCTGAATGGATGCGTTAAG ATTTCTGATGCAGGGCTTACGGGAGAAAACCTACCAGTAGCGGTGATCGAGATCTGGGACACGCAGACCACATTCGCCATCTGCGAGCTGCGCAGTCTGCAGGAGCTGCAGCTGTCCGGGTGCTTCAAGGTGACCGATTTTACGCTGACCCATGCATTCCGCTTTCGAGAGTTGCGTGAACTCAATCTGGCACATTGCGTGCAG ATATCCGAGTCTGGGATTGAAGCAATGTCCCTCAACTGCCCTGCGCTGGAGCAAATCGATATGAGCGACTGCTTCCACGTGAACGATCGGTGTGTAGTGGCACTGGCGAAAAACCTCGTGCGACTTCGTTCCCTCAAACTCGTGCGACTTCCGCTGCTAACGGTTGCCAGTGTGGATGCGCTGGTAGAGTACGCGAAGGCGCTGCGGTACATCAACATACGCGGCTGCCCCAAAATACCGAAGGATGCACCGGAGCGGTTGAAGAAAATTGCCACCCTACGTAATATACCCAAGTGTTAG
- the LOC120957862 gene encoding dynein regulatory complex subunit 6-like: MMDFFIAKNHNTPVEAPAPEMEMLTLPFPKEDGEHTNGVVETKKKKKPKATLKQPTPEPEIFTGFNYLPMELLLKVMKQISVDDRLACGQTCHRWMEAAHYYLPFSDRIIYRFTNVNFTDYEPPIKSFLGAFRIFPRIAIKACTFYGNSQFWPLFGEHVIELTIKNCLIKDTELLYILEHVPNLRQLKIEQCDELFRSWYFEKRQSCCESHFVLPDLLDVSLTNNDFLDELHFNKLMTLAPNIAHLDLSNCFKMIASHRRVAMVEHIMRFINMHQFQLHTLKFNGTLAIDDICLSTLSMIEGLSLETFSMTFCDKIPAAIIDLLRRQPDLNITQDLEWKVGRHPIKAPGFISFLVRQTNLVHLDLTSSLGITDEVMELITTCLPKLKTLKLRRCILVTDEGIMNIVNLVNLEVLDLSNCYRISDHAMYRGVIGRKVKNLHELYLCELPTLSDYSLIQVTLNYEMLQVLDLSNSPNAATDATMQYVNYYLVSLKQLHLYCCTKLTDSGLTGIDLPVKPMITWDQEETFPLDRLFKLRVLNLIGCYRITDLSLENAFKLAELKELHLARCYQISEKGIAVLSQVATALEFIDLSECPLVNDNCIEMLTANLKRLRTLKVNKCPQLTNACLEIIGRNCSYLKYLHMIDCRRVRKPRERLANHRSLKAVYVEW, encoded by the exons atgatgGACTTCTTTATTGCGAAAAACCACAACACTCCTGTGGAGGCACCGGCGCCGGAGATGGAGATGCTCACGTTACCATTTCCCAAGGAGGACGGAGAACATACAAACGGAGTTGTtgagacgaagaagaagaagaaacctaAAGCTACTCTCAAACAGCCAACGCCCGAGCCGGAGATATTCACGGGCTTTAACTATCTCCCAATGGAA CTTCTGCTGAAGGTGATGAAACAGATCTCGGTCGACGATCGGCTTGCCTGCGGCCAAACCTGCCACCGGTGGATGGAGGCGGCCCACTACTACCTACCGTTCAGCGATCGCATCATCTACCGCTTCACGAACGTCAACTTTACCGACTACGAGCCGCCGATCAAGAGCTTCCTAGGCGCGTTCCGGATATTCCCGCGCATCGCCATCAAAGCCTGCACCTTCTACGGGAACAGCCAGTTCTGGCCGCTGTTTGGAGAGCACGTGATCGAGCTGACGATAAAGAACTGCCTGATCAAGGATACCGAGCTGCTGTACATCTTGGAGCACGTGCCAAATCTGCGCCAGCTGAAAATAGAGCAGTGCGACGAGCTGTTTCGGTCGTGGTATTTCGAGAAGCGCCAAAGCTGCTGCGAGTCTCACTTTGTGCTGCCGGACCTGCTCGACGTGTCGCTCACGAACAATGACTTCTTGGACGAGCTGCACTTTAACAAGCTGATGACGCTCGCACCGAATATTGCGCATTTGGATCTGTCGAACTGCTTCAAGATGATTGCGTCCCATCGGCGGGTCGCGATGGTGGAGCACATTATGCGCTTTATCAACATGCACCAGTTCCAGCTGCACACGCTCAAGTTTAACGGGACGCTTGCGATCGACGATATCTGTCTGAGCACACTGTCCATGATCGAGGGGCTGAGCTTGGAAACGTTCAGCATGACGTTCTGTGACAAGATACCGGCGGCGATCATTGATCTGCTGAGGCGTCAGCCGGACCTGAACATTACGCAGGACCTGGAGTGGAAGGTGGGCAGGCATCCGATCAAAGCGCCCGGGTTCATTAGCTTCCTGGTGCGGCAAACCAATCTGGTGCATCTGGATCTAACCTCTTCGCTCGGCATTACGGATGAGGTGATGGAGCTGATCACGACTTGTCTGCCGAAGCTGAAAACGCTCAAACTACGGCGCTGCATTCTGGTGACGGACGAGGGCATCATGAACATCGTCAATCTGGTGAATCTCGAGGTGCTGGATCTGTCGAACTGCTATCGCATCTCGGATCATGCGATGTACAGGGGTGTGATCGGGCGGAAGGTGAAAAACCTCCACGAGCTGTACCTCTGCGAGCTGCCCACACTGAGCGACTACTCGCTGATACAGGTGACGCTGAATTACGAGATGCTGCAGGTGCTGGATTTAAGCAACAGCCCGAATGCGGCAACGGACGCCACGATGCAGTACGTCAACTACTATCTGGTGTCGCTCAAGCAGCTCCATCTGTACTGCTGCACGAAGCTGACGGATTCGGGCCTAACTGGGATCGATCTGCCCGTAAAGCCGATGATCACCTGGGACCAGGAGGAAACGTTCCCGCTCGATCGGCTGTTTAAGCTGCGCGTACTGAACCTGATCGGTTGCTACCGCATTACGGACCTGTCGCTCGAGAACGCTTTCAAGCTGGCGGAGTTGAAGGAGTTGCATCTCGCGCGTTGTTATCAG ATCTCAGAGAAGGGGATTGCCGTCCTGAGCCAAGTGGCAACCGCGCTCGAGTTTATCGATCTCAGCGAGTGTCCGCTGGTGAACGATAACTGCATCGAGATGCTGACGGCTAACCTGAAGCGGCTCCGAACCCTCAAAGTGAACAAGTGTCCCCAGCTGACGAACGCCTGCCTGGAGATAATCGGACGAAACTGTAGCTACTTGAAG TACCTGCACATGATCGACTGCCGGCGGGTGCGAAAACCGCGCGAACGGCTCGCGAACCATCGCTCGCTCAAGGCGGTCTACGTCGAGTGGTAG
- the LOC120955955 gene encoding 28S ribosomal protein S31, mitochondrial, with protein MFHIARAPLFRLHKSQSIRVLLSCNGFSSDSNTPGDGSDKPKPPKKSTTRPVADASEGDGSKKSSAALNRLNELLAMMNTESELKLVKKVDLPRPKGKKSQDKKASSDSDSDSDAEEERPKDLAQATRKVASALGGDAKRTESELLSKLLGTAAPAADGESNLNDIITGMVVDRKAQKAAQASGGDREPTRSTLVKKSIDSKRAKQRRTEEGGAGGEQERFGSKDRYERKRSSAKQTAHAAPGGPGSVKLFGEEPLGIFTDQAALKESPDKLRTWQRLNERELRLAVTHPPANYFQKMALWTEQGKLWKFPIDNEQGREAEATVPFTEHVFLEEQLEGWCPRKGPVRHFMELVCVGLSKNHYITAQEKREHIEWFRDYFEQKKELLQDLIVAEAASKAKEVEK; from the exons ATGTTCCATATAGCTCGTGCACCTTTGTTTAG ATTACATAAGTCACAGAGCATCCGAGTGCTGCTGTCCTGCAATGGCTTTTCCTCCGACTCGAACACTCCCGGCGATGGTAGTGACAAACCAAAGCCACCAAAAAAGTCCACAACACGACCCGTGGCCGACGCGAGTGAAGGTGATGGTAGCAAAAAATCGTCCGCCGCTCTGAACCGCCTCAACGAGCTGCTCGCCATGATGAACACCGAAAGCGAGCTGAAGCTCGTCAAAAAGGTCGATCTTCCCCGTCCGAAGGGCAAGAAATCGCAGGATAAAAAAGCATCCTCCGACagcgattccgattccgacgCGGAGGAGGAGCGCCCGAAAGATCTCGCCCAAGCGACGCGCAAAGTGGCCAGCGCGCTCGGGGGCGACGCGAAGCGCACCGAATCGGAACTGCTCTCGAAGCTGCTCGGTACAGCGGCACCGGCCGCCGATGGGGAAAGCAACCTGAACGACATCATTACCGGCATGGTGGTGGACAGGAAGGCACAGAAGGCGGCGCaagcatctggcggcgaccgTGAGCCAACGCGCAGCACGCTGGTGAAGAAATCGATCGACTCCAAGCGGGCGAAGCAAAGGCGCACGGAAGAGGGGGGTGCTGGTGGTGAGCAGGAGCGCTTCGGCTCGAAGGATCGGTACGAGCGCAAGCGATCCAGCGCGAAGCAGACGGCCCACGCCGCACCGGGCGGTCCGGGCAGTGTGAAGCTGTTCGGCGAGGAACCGTTGGGCATTTTTACCGACCAGGCCGCGCTGAAGGAAAGCCCCGACAAGCTGCGCACCTGGCAGCGGCTGAACGAGCGCGAGCTGCGGCTGGCGGTCACGCATCCGCCCGCAAACTACTTCCAGAAGATGGCCCTCTGGACGGAGCAGGGCAAGCTGTGGAAGTTCCCGATCGACAACGAGCAGGGGCGGGAGGCGGAAGCGACCGTCCCGTTCACCGAACACGTGTTTCTCGAGGAGCAGCTGGAAGGGTGGTGCCCGCGCAAGGGCCCGGTCCGCCACTTTATGGAGCTGGTGTGCGTGGGGCTGTCGAAGAACCACTACATTACGGCGCAGGAAAAGCGCGAACACATCGAGTGGTTCCGGGACTACTTTGAGCAGAAGAAGGAACTGCTGCAGGACCTGATCGTGGCGGAAGCGGCCAGCAAGGCGAAGGAGGTTGAGAAATAA